The following DNA comes from Miscanthus floridulus cultivar M001 chromosome 5, ASM1932011v1, whole genome shotgun sequence.
TTGAGTTGTTTCACacggacttgtttgggccaacacaatacactagcatcagtgaaaacaaatatggctttgtgatagtggatgactacactagatatacatgggcattctttctagtggacaagagtgatgtgtttgcaacattcaaatcatttatcaaggtcATTCCCAATGAGCtcgaaacaaccatcaagagagttagaagtgacaatggcagtgagttcaagaacactagaattgatgagttgtgtgatgattttggaattagacatcaattcttggccaaatacactccacaatcaaacggccttgttgagaggaagaatagaacacttattaacatggcaaggtctatgattagtgagtacaatgtaagtcaatccttttgggccaaagcaatcaacatggcttgctattgtagcaactgatTCTATTGTCACACATTGAAAGAGAAGACTCCTTATGAGTTCTTAAATGGTAGAagtcccaacattgcatattttcaggtatttggttgcaaatgctacatattgaagaaaggtactagattgagcaagtttgacaagaaatgtgatgaatgattcttgcttggttactccactacaagcaaagcatatagagtgtGGAATTTGGCCAGTGGTACTCctaaggaagttcatgatgttgaatttgataaaactaaGGGTTCCTAAGATGaaaatgagaatcttgatgatgttagaggtatttaactttcaaatgccatgaagaacatggatgttggtgaattgaggccaagacaagtgattgatgatgaagatgattaagtgcaagtgctctctaactcaaatatgcaagatgatacaaatcaagcaagtacaagtggctctcatgacaatgtgcaagatcaagtggctagctcatcatctcaacctaatgatcaagcaagtgcaagcaatcaagttccaatactccaaccaaccaatattgcaaatgatcatccattggacactattattggagatatctcaagaggtatacaaacaagatcaagattggcatcattttgtgagcacttctcatttgtgtcatccattgaactgaAGAAcatagaagaagcattgaaggatgttgattgggtgaatgctatgcatgaagaattgaacaacttcacaagaaatcaagtatgcaagttagttgaaagaccaaagaaccacaatatgattggaaccaaatgggtctttagaaaccagcaagatcaagatgggatagtagtaaggaacaaaataAGATTAGTaacacaaggttacactcaaatggaaggtcttaactttagagaaacatatgccacgGTTGCTAGATCAGaggcaataagaatcttgctagcctatgcttgtgctcaaaacatcaagctctatcaaatggatgtgaagagtgcatttctcaatggctatatcaatgagttggtatatgttgagcaacctctcggttttaaagatgacaagaagactAACCATGTGTGCAAGCTAAGAAAGgtattgtatggattgaaacaagctcctagagcatggtatgagaggttgatggactttctcctctctaagggattcaagatgggaaaggttgacaccacacttttcaccaaaaagattggaaatgatttgtttgtgttgcaaatctattttgatgacatcatatttggatcaatcaatcaagacttttgtgaagagtttgggaagatgatggctaatgagtttgagatgtccatgattggagagttgagttacttccttggtcttcaaatcaaacaaatgaagaatggtacatctatgagtcaaggcaagtacatcaaagacatgctcaagaagtttggcatggatgagagcaaagcaattagtacaccaatgggaacaaatggcaatttggatagtgatgcaagtggcaacatggtggatcaaaagttgtatcagtctatgattggaagcgtactctatgtgactgcatcaaggccagatgtcatgtttagtgtgtacatgtgtgcaagatttcaagcctcaccaagagagtcatttgaaggcaacaaagagaatattgaggtacttaaagcatacacaaaatattggtttgtggtatcccaaaggagctaagtttgagttagttggatatttagactccgattatgtgggatgcaaggttgaaaggaagagcaccttgggcacatgtcaattgttaggaagatcacttgtttcatggtcatcaaagaattaaaatagtgttgcattatcaaccgccaaagccaaatacatatacgttggtagttgttgtgcacaaattctttggatgaaggccagcttgaatgactttggaatcaagttcaagaaagtaccattgctatttgacaatgagagtgcaatcaagctaactgACAATCTAGTTCaatatgtgtcgggttcataaacctggggtccccaatgggcctgcttcccagcaaaaactcGGCCTAGTAGACAGCGTAGCGATAACACGCGCCTGCCGGGCTAGCCTAGTTACCTAATGACTGGCCAGGAGAACGATCCGGTctctgaccaaaaggcctggccaaggaggggacataGTCCGACTCTGACCTCCTTTTTTGACTGGAGAAACGTCGGACCTCCGCTCATGATTCTTCCTTGACCAACATGGTCGAAGCCAACTAGGAATGATCGACTAGGGACGCTCGCTCGATAAGGACCTAAGGATCAGGTAGAGTAGGTAAGGCAAGGCACTtaagtcaactgcaatactgaGGACTATATcctaccataccctgcacacctgcaggacagtgccaccaggccatgccagatagatagtatgcaaccttttaggcatgtcagaacccaaatagtgttgtgggcaccgacatttgtcctacagtattgtaggcactgacatttaccataccaggcaaacacggtaaaacCTACCAGACGCATCTGGGCatgaacaatattgtgggcgccgacaatcatctcgtacccgatggcgtgagcaacaagactaggtagcacacatacacacactctctctctaacTTCTATGGCCATGCCCATCACCTATAAAAGAGGATGTGCTCTCTCTCACTAGGGACGGTCGTTCAGACTCTCTCTGGCTGGCTCTAGACAACCTGAGCATTCAAATAGCtccatagctctagaactctaaagctacatagagcatatgctccaatacttagtgcacgttagagctcccgtcactcttggcccttcggttcagagtccgaccgggcctttaacacccccttcttatttctactcgtttgtaaccccataacaaactttgagcacctaggctcaggaataaagtcatcgatcgactgaaactagacgtagggcacgttgcctgaactagtataaatcctttgTCATTGAgttctaggccacatccgatcacaacgcatggcaaaactacaaatatttactttttggtcactttttgcaccgacagttggcgccgtccatggggaggacgtcgtgcgttcacgcttttggtcattggatggcccatctTTCCACCATCTTTGATATGGTGagctcaagcgatacgattcactttggctcactggagtttcccatgctctcactgttgggatgtgggttcctcccatctttgagccgctctagaccttcctcttcggaagtctagacttcatcgccgactagctcGGTGTACTCtgcctccgtgaggaggcacctATCCTAGCGCCCactagaggaggagcgccctccatcgacCTTGGGCTACTCGATGACCTCAATGACAAGATGCATGTGCTTCACTTTGAGCCcacgctaggctcaaaccccactatgagtaacgtacatattgttctttactcgctatttaacACTTTCTGCCGACTCTCTGGAGGGACCTCGTTGTCCCCCCACGACTATCATACCATGGGTTCCCCTACAGCTTTGTGTCCCCTGTGGACGCATACACATGGGGCTTCGAAGGATGCTGATGCTGCCCCtatcacatccaaattcatggggatggcgggctatgctcctgcctccttccacaacctcatggatgatgaggtcaaaagcgatggctctagcatcggtgatgtggaaGCACCTAGCCACCCTTTGTCCTGGGAGTACACTACGATAGACGCTCTGGGATAGCCACTGGTGGTAGTGGAGCCTCGacagactcacacccctatgGACCCTAGTGTGGAGGCCCTCATGAGTGTGCAAAAGCAcggcgaggagttacgacaaaggtgGCAGAGCCAACCACCGCCAGCGCTGGCGCGCTCAGCACAGCATGCTGCACCATGCACGCATAACCCGGTGAGCAACGCCTGGGGTCACGCCCGTTAGGTCTAGCGCAACATCCTAGATGGGGGGAACAACCCCCCTTAGTTTGcttgagccagccagaacattgctgctgtggcaatgcttctatgTGGCCTCCCTGAGCTAGCTGACCCCCAGGAACAggcaatccaccggaacctccaggcGCTGGTGGAGACTGCCGCCATTCAACAGGTGGAGAGCTCCACATCGTGACACTGGCTCATGACCTCTTGTCCAACCGAAGGACTAGGGCTGCACCAGTCGAATTGTTTCGTCCACTCACCACTATTGTTGCTAGGGTGGGGCAGGATGCCATGCCTACACCACAGCCCGACCCGACGCCCACTCCACATCGACCACCTATGCGCAAATGTCTCAGGCCAAACCGTGATGatcgcagcgtcatcaacaattgACGCCatgcccggcatgatgatgacaccTATCGAATGGCAGCAAGAGCAGGCGATATAGGCCCTGACCTGACCATCGAGGACTATTGGGACACATACCCTAGGCATGGTCATGGACCAAATGACCGAAGTCCTAGcctggatggcccaggaccatgggcctttggtcgtcgcatccagagagcgccgttcccacagcgcttccgaccacctaccaacatcgccagaTACACTGGGGAGACgaaccctggtatatggctcaaagatttctagcTCGCTTGCCAAGCCATAGGAGtgaatgatgaccacttcatcattcagtatctccgcATCTgagtgggggagcatgttcgagcatggctcgaattccttccgcccgacaacatccgtgactgggcagatctcaagagggtctttgtcgagaatttctaggggacatatgtccatcctaggaattcTTGGTACCTCAATAGCTGTcagtaggagcccaatgagtccctatgggattacatccataggttttcaaaatagtgcaactcccttccttaTGTCGTCAACACAGACGTCATCAAcgcgttcctctctgggacaacctacaagtccttgatccacaagctcggatatctgaagccccataccacctgtgacctgctcgacatcgccatgaaccacgccttTGGCGAGGAGGCAGTTGGGGTAGTTTTCAGCGATGGTCAggataggggcaaggccaagcgcgaggaccaaggcaAGGGCCCCTCTATACAAAAGGggaagaagagcaagaaggatcggcgcccaCCGACCAACCCAGCCTTGGTCACCATAGTTGATCGTGCAGACAAGCAGCCCAGCAGGGCCAGCAtgaccactttgacaagctcatgaaGAGTCCTtgcaccaaccatgcttaccTCGTCAAGCAcgtctacaaggactgcgagctcctcaagcacttTTCTACGACACACCGGCAAGCCgaaggaaggaaagggcaaggaggcaacgaccaagaaaggaggcatggcgggCAGGGATGATGACAGCTTCCCTGAccccaaggaatgcctcatgatctttaggggatctgatgccatccACTCTAAGTGCCAGCAAaaggtacgctatagagaggcatgtgctgccgagacggccatcccctctttccttagctggtcgaactcctcgatcacttttgattagagggaccatccttcccacattgCTTGACTAGGTTGCTACCTACttgtcatcgaccccatcattcacaagaagcgcctcaccaaggtgccgaTGGACGGacgtagcggcctcaacattctctacatcgacaccctcaacGCCATGCGCATCTCCTAGTAGGAGTTATGACctgtgagctctcccttccacggcatgaTCCTAGGGGCTCAGgtgtacccgctcgggcagatcaacctgcccgtcatgtttggctttcgagccaacttccgctcaaaggtcctcaccttcgaggtggtggactttccaggatcctaccacgccatcttggggtggccatgctatgccacaTTCATGGTGatctccaactacacctacctcaagttgaagatgccaggaccgaacggtgtcatcactgtgggtagcaccttttcgcacacctacacgtgcgaccgtgagcattacaagattgccatggCCGTCATCAACTCCACTGAGCTCCCGAAGCTTGGGAATTCATCGACTCcagtagtcctagactgcaacaagccgacctcctcgagtgccttccacccgatggaggaaa
Coding sequences within:
- the LOC136454526 gene encoding uncharacterized protein gives rise to the protein MILGAQVYPLGQINLPVMFGFRANFRSKVLTFEVVDFPGSYHAILGWPCYATFMVISNYTYLKLKMPGPNGVITVGSTFSHTYTCDREHYKIAMAVINSTELPKLGNSSTPVVLDCNKPTSSSAFHPMEETKAVGIDPADLTKMVRIGTKLLAK